From a region of the Bacillaceae bacterium S4-13-56 genome:
- a CDS encoding RsbT co-antagonist protein RsbRA, with protein MDQTLKAIVMEHSDEIIRMWLEEIKNQKNEHTESISVEMMESTNREFVNVIFSSIEKQGLTQEIDKFSERLINLGWPLSYLTEGMHTFRRVTINFILSQSNEIHTDYIGKVMDSVDAWVDPIITKLVNEYSGSWENIVSIQKMALQELSAPLIPVMDNITIMPLIGTIDTERAKQIMENLLEGVIKHHSEVVLIDITGVPVVDTMVAHHIIQAAEAVRLIGSTCILVGIRPEIAQTIVNLGIDLSRFPTKSTLKKGFASALELTDRKIVDVGNDEKDIESILYSLNKE; from the coding sequence ATGGACCAAACCTTGAAGGCAATAGTGATGGAGCATAGTGATGAGATTATAAGAATGTGGCTTGAGGAAATTAAGAATCAGAAAAACGAACATACAGAGTCCATTTCTGTGGAAATGATGGAGTCTACCAATCGAGAATTTGTAAATGTTATATTCTCAAGTATAGAGAAACAAGGTTTAACTCAAGAAATTGATAAATTTTCAGAACGCTTAATTAATCTTGGCTGGCCATTAAGCTATTTAACAGAAGGGATGCATACCTTTCGTCGTGTAACCATTAATTTTATTTTATCTCAATCTAACGAAATACATACAGATTATATTGGCAAAGTGATGGATAGTGTCGATGCATGGGTGGACCCTATCATCACTAAGCTTGTGAATGAGTATTCTGGAAGCTGGGAAAACATTGTTTCTATTCAAAAGATGGCTTTACAGGAGTTATCTGCTCCATTAATTCCTGTTATGGACAATATTACGATTATGCCGCTTATTGGAACTATTGATACTGAACGTGCCAAACAAATTATGGAGAACCTTTTAGAAGGTGTAATTAAACATCATTCTGAGGTTGTTTTAATAGATATTACCGGTGTACCTGTAGTCGATACTATGGTAGCTCATCATATTATACAGGCTGCCGAGGCGGTTCGGCTTATTGGATCCACTTGTATCTTAGTGGGAATTCGTCCGGAAATTGCTCAAACTATTGTAAATTTAGGAATTGACCTTTCACGATTCCCGACAAAGAGCACATTGAAGAAAGGATTTGCTTCTGCTTTAGAACTTACTGACCGCAAAATAGTGGATGTAGGAAACGATGAAAAAGATATTGAGTCAATATTGTATTCACTAAATAAGGAGTGA
- a CDS encoding anti-sigma regulatory factor → MDFQSCVPIKQEWDIVGARQLGRDIAKTLGFGTVDQARIATAISELARNIYLYAGTGQINFEVIEDMTHKGLCIIASDKGPGIQEISQAMEDGYTTSGGLGAGLPGVKRLMDEFDIISRPGEGVQVKVMKWLR, encoded by the coding sequence ATGGACTTCCAATCCTGTGTACCAATAAAACAAGAATGGGATATTGTAGGGGCTCGACAGCTTGGCCGAGACATTGCAAAGACACTTGGGTTTGGTACGGTTGACCAAGCTAGAATTGCTACCGCAATTTCTGAACTAGCAAGAAATATCTATTTATATGCTGGTACAGGCCAAATCAATTTTGAAGTGATTGAAGATATGACCCACAAAGGATTATGTATTATCGCATCAGATAAAGGGCCGGGAATCCAAGAGATCAGTCAGGCCATGGAGGATGGGTATACCACTTCTGGTGGTCTTGGTGCTGGTTTACCTGGAGTGAAAAGATTAATGGATGAGTTCGATATTATCTCAAGACCTGGTGAGGGTGTGCAAGTAAAAGTTATGAAGTGGTTGCGATAG
- a CDS encoding STAS domain-containing protein has product MRIPILKLHNFLLISIQIDLDDQTAIQFQEDLLNKIHSSGATGVVIDLTSVDIIDSFIAKVLGDVVSMSDLMGAKVVLTGIQPAVAMTLIDLGIHLQDVPTALDLEQGLIKLRQELEE; this is encoded by the coding sequence ATGAGAATACCCATATTAAAGCTCCACAATTTCTTATTGATATCTATCCAAATAGATTTAGATGATCAAACGGCTATCCAGTTTCAAGAGGATTTGCTGAACAAAATTCATAGCTCAGGTGCAACGGGTGTGGTCATAGATTTAACTTCAGTTGATATTATTGATTCATTTATTGCAAAGGTTTTAGGTGATGTAGTTAGCATGTCAGATCTAATGGGGGCGAAAGTGGTTTTAACTGGCATTCAACCTGCTGTAGCTATGACGTTAATTGATCTTGGAATCCATTTGCAAGATGTTCCAACTGCGCTAGATCTAGAACAAGGGTTGATTAAACTTCGCCAGGAATTGGAGGAATGA